Below is a genomic region from Raphanus sativus cultivar WK10039 chromosome 4, ASM80110v3, whole genome shotgun sequence.
CTGTGATGGGAGAATGGAAGATCGAACATAGTTTATAACTCGTTGAAGTCCATAGCAAACATGGTTAGTCCATTTATATCAGCTTGCTTAGCCCATAGTGATTAGTAAACATTGCAGCACATCACCTCTTCAAAATTTCACAAATCATACGTGCATGAATGTGTGTAACCTTTACGTTTGATTAAAGTCCATAATCATCTAAACTTCTGAAGCAGCAATAAGGTACGGAGGTGGGCCCACACGGAAGTTGATAACTTCATCTCGACACATCTCCCAAGGGCCAAAATACAATCAATCCACGAGGGCATATTCTCCGGCCTATGGCGTTCACATTAACCAAGCACACGTGGAAACCAATGAATCATCCACGTCATCCAAACCATACTAAACCACTTAAAAGGTTTTGGTAAAAGGCCAAGAGAACCGGATAAGGAACCACGACTCCAATGACGTCCCTATATATTCCTTCCCTTTGTTTACTCCGTATTgcaaaatacaatttttatttatatcttttgTCTTCCTTCGTCCTTGATTTTGTTATTGgtacaaaatatatttgataatatctCACCATCGTGGGTTCAGCTTACCTTGAACTTTCTTGGGAACCTAAATTCGGATGACATTGTTGCATAATTTATCATCTTGAGCCAAAAGTCTTGTGAGTTTTGAAGGTGTAGGTCGTGTTATACCACAGCCGGAGAtgataatgttaaaaaaaaaactacctgTAAATCGaatttagatgaaaatataaatgatagATTTTCAAGAAgcaataaaataatacaatccCATGTTTTTATCTTCGAATCATATAACATAGAATAGTTTAAATTCTAAGATAagttttcttctgtttttaaGAGTTGACCTTATATAGTATTCTTCCACcttaagaaagagagagattatGTTAAACACTTAAACTTGAAAATGTGAtgttaataaaaagtgtaacctcgtggtttcaaaaaaaaaaaaaaagtgtaaccATTTCTATCGGATCTAATATTGTCAAATACCCCATTAATTGATATAGATAAGGTATAAAATAATCTTTTACTTGGATAACAATTGCCTCGatcatttttaaatatgaaatattttcaacAAATTATAACTATTCTTTCCAAATTCAATAAATAGGTGGTGGTTAGTTAAagaaagaaattatatattccTGTTTGTCGCCAAAACAAATTACTTTTGTGGTATTTGgtttccaaatatttatctgaagaaaataaaattatataagaaaaaacgaTAACCTTTAAAATTCCCCCCAAATTATAAAAAGAGAGATAAAGGCTTAAAAGCGCAAACGCATCAAGACGGAAGCCATTTATTATAAATAGACGAAGcgaatattataattatcttcATCACCCTCTCCTCGTTTTGTTAAATCTCTggaagtctctctctctctctctttctcaactCTCATCAACCATGGATCCTTACAAGGTACGACTCTCTCCTTTATCTCTCACCTCTTCATCTTCGGTAGAAACTGGTTTCACTCTAGCTTTGTTATTGCACCCGATTTTGTAGCCTTCGTAACTGTTTGATTGGTGTCCATGTCGGATCTTGACTTTCTTTCTAGTCGAATCTGTGAATCTTGATCTTGTTGATGATGGTTTTGATCTTGTTTGCAGTATCGTCCAGCGAGTTCATACAACTCTCCATTCTTCACCACCAACTCTGGTGCTCCTGTATGGAACAACAACTCCTCCATGACCGTTGGACCcagaggtatatatatatattcatcgCTCTTCTTCTCAAAACGATATCGTTTCATTCATGAGTATATGATGTATATGTTAAGTGTTACACTTGTGATTGTTGTGGCAGGTCCTATCCTTCTTGAGGATTACCATCTCGTCGAGAAGCTTGCTAACTTCGACAGGGAGCGTATTCCAGAGCGTGTGGTTCATGCTAGAGGAGCCAGTGCGAAGGGTTTCTTTGAGGTCACTCATGATATATCCAACCTCACGTGTGCTGACTTCCTCAGAGCTCCAGGTGTTCAGACTCCAGTCATTGTTCGTTTCTCCACTGTCATCCATGAGCGTGGAAGTCCCGAGACCTTGAGAGACCCTCGTGGCTTTGCAGTCAAGTTCTACACCAGAGAGGCAAGTCACTACTACTCCTTTTAACATATTAacaatatttgtttgtttaatatACAAAACCGGTCCTGAAGGCTATAGATAATTTAATAAATGgttatatagttttttctttttacaagtttatggatatatatatatatatatgtaagtttttctttaaatttttgggAGAGTTATAGACCAATGTTTCAATAGTCTAAGTTATATGTTCGTGGGACCGACCATATTGGACCGGCCATGTTGATATATACTAAAGCAAatgatcatattatttttgaGCAGGGGAACTTTGATCTTGTCGGAAACAACTTCCCTGTCTTCTTCATCCGTGACGGGATGAAATTCCCTGACATGGTCCACGCTCTCAAGCCAAACCCCAAATCTCACATCCAAGAGAACTGGAGAGTCCTTGACTTCTTCTCCCACCACCCTGAGAGCCTCAACATGTTCACTTTCCTCTTTGATGACATTGGTATCCCACAAGACTACAGGCACATGGAAGGTTCAGGTGTCAACACATACATGTTGATCAACAAATCCGGCAAAGCACACTACGTGAAGTTCCACTGGAAACCAACTTGTGGAGTCAAGTCTCTGTTAGAAGAAGATGCAATCCGCGTCGGTGGAACCAACCATAGCCACGCAACTCAGGACTTGTACGACTCCATCGCTGCTGGTAACTACCCTGAGTGGAAGCTCTTTGTTCAGATAATCGATCCGGCTGATGAAGACAAGTTCGACTTTGACCCTCTCGATGTGACCAAGACCTGGCCTGAGGATCTCTTGCCTCTCCAGCCCGTTGGTCGTATGGTGTTGAACAAGAACATTGATAACTTCTTTGCGGAGAATGAGCAGCTTGCTTTCTGTCCTGCTATCATCGTTCCGGGGATACACTACTCTGATGACAAGCTGCTTCAAACACGTGTCTTCTCCTATGCGGATACTCAGAGACACCGTCTTGGACCTAACTACCTTCAGTTACCGGTCAATGCTCCGAAATGTGCTCACCACAACAACCACCATGAGGGCTTCATGAATTTCATGCACAGGGACGAGGAggtaatgtcttttttttttgtaatgaacTTAATGCTAGAATATCGTTTTCTTACAGAAAGGTGGTTTGGTACAGGTTAACTACTTCCCTTCGAGGTACGACCCGGTTCGCCATGCTGAGAAGTATCCAACTCCACCAGCAGTCTGCTCTGGGAAGCGTGAGAGGGTCAGTAATCAAATCAACACTCTGTTTCAGTTTCCTCGTAAGAAATATATGATCTAAAAGCTCAAAATCTGTTTTGCAGTGTATTATTGAGAAAGAGAACAACTTCAAGGAGCCTGGAGAGAGATACCGTTCTTTTACCCCAGAGAGGTACACATTGTTTTTAATCTTATTTGGTGACACTCAATATATTTACATGTTCTTATTGTTTTACGGTTGGTTTCTACTTCAGGCAAGAACGTTTCATCGGTCGATGGATTGATGCTCTATCAGACCCTCGCATCACACATGAAATCCGCAACATCTGGATCTCTTACTGGTCTCAGGTATAAAAATATGACTATTTCTTTTACTGTCATTGTCTGTTTCCTTTAGCCTTTGTGAAGTtgtgtaatatttttcttacaCTGATTGGTTAAATATGTGTGAAACAGGCTGATAAGTCACTGGGACAGAAGCTGGCAAGCCGTCTGAACGTGAGACCAAGCATCTAAAACGAGTGAACAAGATTCTTGATTGGTCGTTGTGTGGTTCTAATAGGcaagagaagaaagatgggAAGAGATCAGATGTGCCATGGTATAATCTTCATCATGTGGATCTTGTGTGTTGTGttgtaatattatttgttttatgaccaaaacaaaaacttttgttCTGTTGTGTAACCTTGGTTTTGTCTCATGTTGTTATTCACAAATAATAATACATCAAAGATTTTACAATAATAGTCGGTGTCATTTGATGAGATCTCCTCTTTATTTGAAATCTTCTaatgaaaattaaaagtaaGAACCACATGACTTGTCGACAAGGACATGGTATTGGTACAAAAGTTCAGGACGAAAGGAGCAGAGCAAGTATGAAACGAAAACGACAGTAAAGGCCATATAATCTTTTATTTGCTTTGTGTTAGAAAATTTAGAGTTGCTTTCAATATGTGCTGTAGATTTGGCCACACTAAATAAATGTTGTATCAAAGTTGGAGAAATCTTGAATtctaacatttataaaataaaatttagatttgacatttttggtttgaatttatAAGAGAAGAAGTCGAAGCAGAACAAGAAGAGAACACCATGGACGAGTGCATGCGTGTGATTGAACCGGTCCAacaacaaatatgaaaaataatggGCCGGCCCATGAGTCAATTTATAATTCACACAATTCCACACTCTTGTTTCTGTGAGCTTTGAGGAAAGTGCAGCCTATACCAAAAGTTAGATATAGATCTTCGTTTGGTGTATAGCTTTTAAGTTTTTGAACAGAATCTTATTGCGTTCTTTTTGACAAATTGAAGTGCAACCTATTGTAGATGCTATTATACAACTAGATTGTTTATTTTCATAGGTATTAGGGAGGATCTAGAAAACAACATAGGTAGCACAGATTTGTTCAAATAAAGACCGAGAATCTATAATGGAGAAGGCTCATGTTTCTGTTTAGAAAAGCGCGAGAACTCTAGGAGGCAGGCTAAACATATGATTCTCTcctgttttacatttttaaaatcttgTCAGAAAAGACACTAAAATGTTGAAATATAACTACTGTTCTCTCTTGTCACTGTACTGTAGTATTGATTACTGAGCAACCCAATAATTCCTACAGCCTCTCCAATACGCGTGTCTACTGACTCTACTCCCACCTCTCTCCGCTATCTCGCAACATCTAAACAAAtagttaaacttttttttttttgaaacactaaaCAAATAGTTAAACTGATACTCCattttattagaaaattatGTTGGTTGGTACCATCcttaccaaaataaaatttcaatttttaacgTAGACTTCAAAGATATTAACGAGAAATGtttgaaaaatgtataaatCAGTTGAATTACCCTTAGTTCATacctattttgaattttttttttcagttttgtaaTTACTATAATAtactataaaattgttttaactTTCTCCTAAGTCCTTTTTAATGTAAAAATTGCATAAAATTATATCCAAATTTTCATAAGTTAGAAGAAAATATGAATATTCTATTTATATCCAGCTGGACTTCATCTTTCCATTGatgcaaaagaaacaaaaacaaaataggaaaaataaaatCCTAGAAATTTACTTCTTGATAACCTTTATCCTAGTCACTCTGCCACGTCATCTTCCCGGAGTAAAAATCTCTCCGTTCACCGGACTCGAAGGCTTTTTCTACATCTCATACCAACTTCAGAGAACGAGAAGAAAACTGTTTCTCCCTAGAAAACAAAGGCCTCGATTCTATTCTTCTTGGGTGTATTACAGATCGGACAGAGAGCTAGACCATCCTCACAACCCGTGCAGCAACAGAGATGCCTACACGGCAGAAACACCACTCTCGTCTCTCCACTAGACCCACAGTTCAAGCAACAACTACTCATCGGAAAATTATCTCCGTCGTCTCCTCCGCAGAAAGACCCTTCGTCCTCCGCCGCTGTACCGTCGTCGCGACACGCCGCGGCTCTCTCACGAACCTGTTCAAGCGTCGAGTTGAGCGTCGCGACCATCGCTTCGTTCTCACGAGCCGTTCTCTGCCACGTTTGGTTCTCCGTTTCCATCTTCCTCAGAAGATTCTCGAGCTCCATGTTCTTGCTCAACGCTCTCGACATCTCTTCTTCCTTGTGCGCCATCAAAACCAGAGCTTTCGTCTCCATCTTCCTCAAGATCGTCTCTGTTTCTTGCTTCCTCTGTTCTTGCAACGCATATCTCAAACTCTCGCTCTgtaaaagaacaaaactttATCAGTGCCCATGTTGTAAAAATCTAATCTTTCGATGAGATATGGTGATTACGAACCTGTATTCTGATGAACTGATCGATCTCTTGCCTCTGTTTCTCCATATGAACGTCTAAAAAGCCCTGAGAACGGTTCTGTTGATGGTGAAACAGAGCTTGTTGGTTCGTATACGACTGGTCGATTTGGATTCCGCCATCGTCGTTGATCAGCGAAAACTCGGGGCCACCAGTTCCGATGAACGGAGCGTTGTTGTAACTCAGCTGCGCTTGTATTGCCATCTCCTTTACAGCTAAAACTGAGAAGAAAAggctttgtttttcttttaacaaagAAAGAACAGAGAACGAAGTAATAAAGAGAATCAAAAGGGTCTGATCCGTTTGTTTCTCGGGAAATAAACTTTTGTTTTCAATACAATGCATGTAACGTCTGCACGATTACCAccttatcaatatatataaatatgatatgaaCGGTGAGAGAGACTTTTATGGGTTAATACTGATCTGACACGATTATTATATATTAGCAGTATAGAAACGACGTACACATGCTGATTATGTGACTGAACTACATCTTTTTATCTTTCCAACGTCAGAGATTTTGCCAGAGCcgttttgtcttttatttactttttcttttatagTGATTCTTTCTTGGCTTTTTCGTTAATGTGAAAAGGATTGTAAGTCCAAGTGGAATTATAGCAGCTCAGagacttttttttccttttaatttatttaatttcctCTGATTTAAGATTTATTGGTGACTCTGATTTGGTCAGTTGGGCCATCGGGAAAGTCTgaattatatgatattttctattttcttaccACTATTTTCAGTCATTCTATTTATGATCATTGTGATATTAGTCAAACGATGGCCAAGTTCAACCATTATTTTGTTCTAGAAAAGGGTAACCCATTGAACTGAACGAAGAAAAACAGGCATATAACACTATTGCTacaaatataagtttttttgttgttgttatccAATATCCACAACCATAGGCTTCAATTTAGATGTGcacaaagaaacataaaaatggGAAAAACCAAACTATTATAGCAATTTTAATTTACAGCTCATTATACTAActcttaaattaattattttacacaaaaatagacatattatatatataaacatatagaaatatatatttgatgatatatatgaacaaatatatagtaaaattcCAGAGACATTTAACTTTACAAAATGTTTGGCTAATTACTTTATAAAAACGCGgcagatttaaaatttagtattatcCAAAACGTTATAGTTGACCACTGGAAAATTTTCTGGTCAAATATGGCTTAGCAATTAAAAATCCCCTTCTctaaataaatcttcttagtCGGATGATGAAATATGCGATGAATGAATGGAGTcttatagaaataaatataatcaaatctGTTGGAACGTTACCTTTGGGGGCACACGgaaatttgaattttgattATAATATGTCTAATGATCAATGGTCTAACTAAGCAACAATAGATAATTTCCCTGCTGTCGAATGACAAGATTTTCcgttttctataaattaatgtGTGCAGTTTGATTGTGTTTACTCTGAAATGAtaagaaattttcaaatatcatttaacattttcaaaaatagagAGGATTTGAAGATATTTCTCATACAGACAAAAATAAAGAACCTCCAATTTTTCTTACAATCGTTAATGTTAGCTAGCAAAAGGCACATATATTAACCTAGGAGCTAATAGATTAAAATTAACCTAGGAGCTTAATACAAGccagtaaatttaaaatatgacaaacattgtattatttttatttttttcaactgaCAGACATTGTATTATAGAAA
It encodes:
- the LOC108848408 gene encoding catalase-2 yields the protein MDPYKYRPASSYNSPFFTTNSGAPVWNNNSSMTVGPRGPILLEDYHLVEKLANFDRERIPERVVHARGASAKGFFEVTHDISNLTCADFLRAPGVQTPVIVRFSTVIHERGSPETLRDPRGFAVKFYTREGNFDLVGNNFPVFFIRDGMKFPDMVHALKPNPKSHIQENWRVLDFFSHHPESLNMFTFLFDDIGIPQDYRHMEGSGVNTYMLINKSGKAHYVKFHWKPTCGVKSLLEEDAIRVGGTNHSHATQDLYDSIAAGNYPEWKLFVQIIDPADEDKFDFDPLDVTKTWPEDLLPLQPVGRMVLNKNIDNFFAENEQLAFCPAIIVPGIHYSDDKLLQTRVFSYADTQRHRLGPNYLQLPVNAPKCAHHNNHHEGFMNFMHRDEEVNYFPSRYDPVRHAEKYPTPPAVCSGKRERCIIEKENNFKEPGERYRSFTPERQERFIGRWIDALSDPRITHEIRNIWISYWSQADKSLGQKLASRLNVRPSI
- the LOC108853863 gene encoding probable BOI-related E3 ubiquitin-protein ligase 2; the encoded protein is MHCIENKSLFPEKQTDQTLLILFITSFSVLSLLKEKQSLFFSVLAVKEMAIQAQLSYNNAPFIGTGGPEFSLINDDGGIQIDQSYTNQQALFHHQQNRSQGFLDVHMEKQRQEIDQFIRIQSESLRYALQEQRKQETETILRKMETKALVLMAHKEEEMSRALSKNMELENLLRKMETENQTWQRTARENEAMVATLNSTLEQVRERAAACRDDGTAAEDEGSFCGGDDGDNFPMSSCCLNCGSSGETRVVFLPCRHLCCCTGCEDGLALCPICNTPKKNRIEAFVF